From the Manihot esculenta cultivar AM560-2 chromosome 3, M.esculenta_v8, whole genome shotgun sequence genome, one window contains:
- the LOC110611034 gene encoding phototropin-2 isoform X1, with amino-acid sequence MDQENLKFNASTSSANDQSINKIERKPIEVFDPPENSSSRSYGIGTQARAEEGGSSQAFSSSSRKEPVNKWMAFESEGANKSNFKSSADANLAAKDDRSFYNFNGQSSSNKILTEASIAERTAEWGLVVKSDGGEGSFKAIKLSSGDGGDGRKYSSERFTAMSTRTSEESEAGAFPRVSQELKDALATLQQTFVVSDATKPDCPIMYASSGFFSMTGYSSKEVIGRNCRFLQGPETDQAEVAKIRDAVKKGKSYCGRLLNYKKDGTPFWNLLTVTPIKDDRGNTIKFIGMQVEVSKYTEGINDKALRPNGLPKSLIRYDARQMDKALGSITEVVQTVKHPKSHIQAMSQDTSENLDYVLPKSADFDAISSGTPSNQTPQLNSTNDVSQEADNKTRKSSRISLMGLKPKSVSFAGTREAPPPTVEPEVLMTREVRLSDSWDGAGRERDIRQGIDLATTLERIEKNFVITDPRLPDNPIIFASDSFLELTEYTREEILGRNCRFLQGPETDQATVSKIRDAIREQREITVQLINYTKSGKKFWNLFHLQPMRDQKGELQYFIGVQLDGSDHVEPLRNRLSEKTELQSAKLVKATAENVDEAVRELPDANLTPEDLWALHSQPVFPRPHKRESASWIAIQKITSRGEKIGLHHFKPIKPLGCGDTGSVHLVELKESGQLYAMKAMEKSMMLNRNKVHRACIEREIISMLDHPFLPTLYTSFQTSTHVCLITDFCPGGELFALLDRQPMKLFKEESARFYAAEVVIGLEYLHCLGIIYRDLKPENILIQEDGHVVLTDFDLSFMASCKPQILKHPPPSKRRTSRSQPPPTFVAEPVTQSNSFVGTEEYIAPEIITGAGHSSAIDWWALGILLYEMLYGRTPFRGKNRQKTFANILHKDLTFPSSIPVSLAARQLINALLSRDPDIRIGSKTGANEIKQHPFFRGINWPLIRCTSPPHLDVPLQLIKKDPKAKDVSWEDDGVLESSVDMDIF; translated from the exons ATGGATCAggagaatttgaaatttaatgccTCAACATCATCTGCAAATGATCAATCCATTAATAAAATAGAGAGGAAACCAATTGAGGTTTTTGATCCACCAGAAAATAGCAGTAGTAGGAGTTATGGCATTGGTACACAAGCCCGAGCCGAAGAAGGAGGATCATCACAAGCTTTTAGTTCTAGCAGCAGGAAAGAGCCTGTGAACAAGTGGATGGCATTTGAAAGCGAAGGAGCAAATAAGTCCAACTTCAAATCTTCTGCTGATGCTAATCTGGCAGCAAAAGATGATCGAAGCTTCTATAATTTCAATGGACAATCTTCTTCCAATAAAATATTAACAGAAGCAAGCATAGCAGAAAGGACTGCAGAATGGGGACTTGTTGTGAAGTCAGATGGAGGAGAAGGTAGTTTCAAAGCAATAAAGCTTTCATCTGGAGATGGAGGAGATGGAAGAAAATACTCGTCGGAAAGATTCACAGCCATGTCGACAAGGACATCAGAGGAATCAGAAGCAGGAGCCTTTCCAAGGGTATCACAAGAGCTGAAGGATGCTCTAGCAACACTACAGCAAACATTTGTTGTGTCTGATGCAACAAAACCAGACTGTCCTATTATGTATGCCAGCAGTGGATTTTTTAGCATGACTGGCTATTCTTCAAAGGAGGTTATTGGAAGGAACTG CCGCTTTCTTCAAGGGCCGgaaacagaccaggcagaagtCGCAAAGATTCGAGATGCAGTGAAGAAAGGGAAGAGCTATTGTGGTAGGCTTCTTAACTACAAGAAGGATGGAACTCCTTTCTGGAATTTGCTAACTGTGACGCCTATCAAAGATGACCGTGGCAATACGATCAAATTCATTGG AATGCAGGTAGAAGTCAGCAAATATACTGAAGGTATTAACGACAAGGCTTTACGCCCTAATGGATTGCCCAAGTCTTTAATCCGCTATGATG CTCGTCAGATGGACAAGGCTTTAGGTTCCATCACAGAGGTTGTTCAAACTGTCAAACATCCAAAATCTCACATTCAAGCAATGAGCCAAGACACATCAGAGAACCTTGATTATGTTCTGCCTAAATCTGCTGACTTTGATGCCATCAGTTCCGGTACACCTAGTAACCAAACTCCTCAGTTGAACTCCACAAATGATGTTTCTCAGGAAGCTGACAACAAAACTAGAAAATCAAGTCGCATTTCCTTGATGGG GTTGAAACCAAAGTCCGTAAGTTTTGCAGGAACACGAGAAGCACCACCACCAACTGTTGAGCCAGAGGTTTTGATGACCAGAGAGGTAAGACTGTCCGACAGTTGGGACGGAGCTGGAAGAGAAAGAGACATACGCCAAGGAATTGATTTGGCAACCACACTGGAGCGCATTGAAAAGAATTTTGTGATCACAGATCCTAGACTTCCTGATAATCCTATT ATATTTGCGTCCGACAGCTTTCTTGAACTAACAGAATATACACGTGAAGAAATCTTGGGAAGAAACTGTCG ATTTCTTCAAGGACCTGAAACAGATCAAGCAACTGTCTCGAAGATAAGAGATGCTATCAGAGAGCAGCGAGAAATTACTGTTCAGTTGATCAACTACACCAAAAGTG GAAAGAAATTCTGGAACTTATTCCACTTGCAACCGATGCGTGACCAAAAG GGGGAGCTTCAATACTTCATTGGTGTTCAACTAGATGGAAGTGATCATGTGGAACCCTTGCGAAACCGCCTCTCAGAGAAGACTGAGCTACAAAGTGCTAAGTTG GTTAAAGCAACTGCAGAAAATGTCGACGAAGCTGTTAGAGAACTTCCTGACGCCAACTTG ACACCAGAAGATTTGTGGGCATTGCATTCTCAGCCCGTCTTTCCACGGCCTCACAAAAGGGAGAGTGCTTCATGGATAGCAATACAAAAG ATCACTTCCCGTGGTGAGAAAATAGGATTGCACCATTTCAAGCCCATAAAACCCTTAGGTTGTGGCGATACTGGCAG TGTTCATTTGGTGGAACTGAAAGAATCTGGCCAGCTTTATGCTATGAAGGCAATGGAAAAATCCATGATGCTGAACCGTAACAAG GTTCACCGAGCATGCATCGAAAGAGAGATCATTTCGATGCTAGATCATCCTTTCCTTCCCACACTATACACTTCCTTTCAG ACATCTACGCATGTTTGTCTGATAACAGACTTTTGCCCTGGTGGAGAGCTATTTGCATTGCTAGATAGGCAACCTATGAAATTATTTAAGGAGGAATCTGCAAG GTTCTATGCAGCAGAGGTTGTCATAGGGTTGGAATATCTTCACTGTTTAG GAATAATCTATCGAGACCTAAAGCCAGAAAACATCTTGATCCAGGAGGATGGTCATGTCGTTTTAACTGACTTTGATTTATCATTTATGGCATCCTGTAAACCACAA ATATTAAAGCACCCGCCCCCTAGTAAACGAAGAACCTCTAGAAGTCAGCCACCACCAACGTTTGTTGCAGAACCAGTAACTCAATCAAATTCTTTTGTTGGAACTGAAGAATACATTGCTCCT GAAATAATAACCGGAGCAGGCCACAGTAGTGCCATTGATTGGTGGGCTCTTG GTATTTTGTTGTATGAGATGCTGTACGGTCGCACACCATTCAGAGGAAAGAATAGACAAAAGACTTTTGCAAATATTTTGCACAAAGATCTAACCTTTCCAAGTAGCATTCCA GTTAGCCTTGCTGCTAGGCAATTGATTAATGCACTGTTGAGCAGAGATCCAGACATTCGTATAGGATCAAAGACCGGTGCTAATGAAATTAAGCAACATCCTTTTTTCCGTGGAATTAACTGGCCTCTTATTCGCTGCACG AGCCCACCACATCTGGATGTTCCTctccaattaattaaaaaagatcCCAAGGCCAAAGATGTTTCATGGGAAGATGATGGAGTGCTTGAATCGTCCGTGGATATGGACATTTTCTAA
- the LOC110611034 gene encoding phototropin-2 isoform X3, producing the protein MDQENLKFNASTSSANDQSINKIERKPIEVFDPPENSSSRSYGIGTQARAEEGGSSQAFSSSSRKEPVNKWMAFESEGANKSNFKSSADANLAAKDDRSFYNFNGQSSSNKILTEASIAERTAEWGLVVKSDGGEGSFKAIKLSSGDGGDGRKYSSERFTAMSTRTSEESEAGAFPRVSQELKDALATLQQTFVVSDATKPDCPIMYASSGFFSMTGYSSKEVIGRNCRFLQGPETDQAEVAKIRDAVKKGKSYCGRLLNYKKDGTPFWNLLTVTPIKDDRGNTIKFIGMQVEVSKYTEGINDKALRPNGLPKSLIRYDARQMDKALGSITEVVQTVKHPKSHIQAMSQDTSENLDYVLPKSADFDAISSGTPSNQTPQLNSTNDVSQEADNKTRKSSRISLMGLKPKSVSFAGTREAPPPTVEPEVLMTREVRLSDSWDGAGRERDIRQGIDLATTLERIEKNFVITDPRLPDNPIIFASDSFLELTEYTREEILGRNCRFLQGPETDQATVSKIRDAIREQREITVQLINYTKSGKKFWNLFHLQPMRDQKGELQYFIGVQLDGSDHVEPLRNRLSEKTELQSAKLVKATAENVDEAVRELPDANLTPEDLWALHSQPVFPRPHKRESASWIAIQKITSRGEKIGLHHFKPIKPLGCGDTGSVHLVELKESGQLYAMKAMEKSMMLNRNKVHRACIEREIISMLDHPFLPTLYTSFQTSTHVCLITDFCPGGELFALLDRQPMKLFKEESARFYAAEVVIGLEYLHCLGIIYRDLKPENILIQEDGHVVLTDFDLSFMASCKPQL; encoded by the exons ATGGATCAggagaatttgaaatttaatgccTCAACATCATCTGCAAATGATCAATCCATTAATAAAATAGAGAGGAAACCAATTGAGGTTTTTGATCCACCAGAAAATAGCAGTAGTAGGAGTTATGGCATTGGTACACAAGCCCGAGCCGAAGAAGGAGGATCATCACAAGCTTTTAGTTCTAGCAGCAGGAAAGAGCCTGTGAACAAGTGGATGGCATTTGAAAGCGAAGGAGCAAATAAGTCCAACTTCAAATCTTCTGCTGATGCTAATCTGGCAGCAAAAGATGATCGAAGCTTCTATAATTTCAATGGACAATCTTCTTCCAATAAAATATTAACAGAAGCAAGCATAGCAGAAAGGACTGCAGAATGGGGACTTGTTGTGAAGTCAGATGGAGGAGAAGGTAGTTTCAAAGCAATAAAGCTTTCATCTGGAGATGGAGGAGATGGAAGAAAATACTCGTCGGAAAGATTCACAGCCATGTCGACAAGGACATCAGAGGAATCAGAAGCAGGAGCCTTTCCAAGGGTATCACAAGAGCTGAAGGATGCTCTAGCAACACTACAGCAAACATTTGTTGTGTCTGATGCAACAAAACCAGACTGTCCTATTATGTATGCCAGCAGTGGATTTTTTAGCATGACTGGCTATTCTTCAAAGGAGGTTATTGGAAGGAACTG CCGCTTTCTTCAAGGGCCGgaaacagaccaggcagaagtCGCAAAGATTCGAGATGCAGTGAAGAAAGGGAAGAGCTATTGTGGTAGGCTTCTTAACTACAAGAAGGATGGAACTCCTTTCTGGAATTTGCTAACTGTGACGCCTATCAAAGATGACCGTGGCAATACGATCAAATTCATTGG AATGCAGGTAGAAGTCAGCAAATATACTGAAGGTATTAACGACAAGGCTTTACGCCCTAATGGATTGCCCAAGTCTTTAATCCGCTATGATG CTCGTCAGATGGACAAGGCTTTAGGTTCCATCACAGAGGTTGTTCAAACTGTCAAACATCCAAAATCTCACATTCAAGCAATGAGCCAAGACACATCAGAGAACCTTGATTATGTTCTGCCTAAATCTGCTGACTTTGATGCCATCAGTTCCGGTACACCTAGTAACCAAACTCCTCAGTTGAACTCCACAAATGATGTTTCTCAGGAAGCTGACAACAAAACTAGAAAATCAAGTCGCATTTCCTTGATGGG GTTGAAACCAAAGTCCGTAAGTTTTGCAGGAACACGAGAAGCACCACCACCAACTGTTGAGCCAGAGGTTTTGATGACCAGAGAGGTAAGACTGTCCGACAGTTGGGACGGAGCTGGAAGAGAAAGAGACATACGCCAAGGAATTGATTTGGCAACCACACTGGAGCGCATTGAAAAGAATTTTGTGATCACAGATCCTAGACTTCCTGATAATCCTATT ATATTTGCGTCCGACAGCTTTCTTGAACTAACAGAATATACACGTGAAGAAATCTTGGGAAGAAACTGTCG ATTTCTTCAAGGACCTGAAACAGATCAAGCAACTGTCTCGAAGATAAGAGATGCTATCAGAGAGCAGCGAGAAATTACTGTTCAGTTGATCAACTACACCAAAAGTG GAAAGAAATTCTGGAACTTATTCCACTTGCAACCGATGCGTGACCAAAAG GGGGAGCTTCAATACTTCATTGGTGTTCAACTAGATGGAAGTGATCATGTGGAACCCTTGCGAAACCGCCTCTCAGAGAAGACTGAGCTACAAAGTGCTAAGTTG GTTAAAGCAACTGCAGAAAATGTCGACGAAGCTGTTAGAGAACTTCCTGACGCCAACTTG ACACCAGAAGATTTGTGGGCATTGCATTCTCAGCCCGTCTTTCCACGGCCTCACAAAAGGGAGAGTGCTTCATGGATAGCAATACAAAAG ATCACTTCCCGTGGTGAGAAAATAGGATTGCACCATTTCAAGCCCATAAAACCCTTAGGTTGTGGCGATACTGGCAG TGTTCATTTGGTGGAACTGAAAGAATCTGGCCAGCTTTATGCTATGAAGGCAATGGAAAAATCCATGATGCTGAACCGTAACAAG GTTCACCGAGCATGCATCGAAAGAGAGATCATTTCGATGCTAGATCATCCTTTCCTTCCCACACTATACACTTCCTTTCAG ACATCTACGCATGTTTGTCTGATAACAGACTTTTGCCCTGGTGGAGAGCTATTTGCATTGCTAGATAGGCAACCTATGAAATTATTTAAGGAGGAATCTGCAAG GTTCTATGCAGCAGAGGTTGTCATAGGGTTGGAATATCTTCACTGTTTAG GAATAATCTATCGAGACCTAAAGCCAGAAAACATCTTGATCCAGGAGGATGGTCATGTCGTTTTAACTGACTTTGATTTATCATTTATGGCATCCTGTAAACCACAA CTGTAA
- the LOC110611034 gene encoding phototropin-2 isoform X2, with protein sequence MDQENLKFNASTSSANDQSINKIERKPIEVFDPPENSSSRSYGIGTQARAEEGGSSQAFSSSSRKEPVNKWMAFESEGANKSNFKSSADANLAAKDDRSFYNFNGQSSSNKILTEASIAERTAEWGLVVKSDGGEGSFKAIKLSSGDGGDGRKYSSERFTAMSTRTSEESEAGAFPRVSQELKDALATLQQTFVVSDATKPDCPIMYASSGFFSMTGYSSKEVIGRNCRFLQGPETDQAEVAKIRDAVKKGKSYCGRLLNYKKDGTPFWNLLTVTPIKDDRGNTIKFIGMQVEVSKYTEARQMDKALGSITEVVQTVKHPKSHIQAMSQDTSENLDYVLPKSADFDAISSGTPSNQTPQLNSTNDVSQEADNKTRKSSRISLMGLKPKSVSFAGTREAPPPTVEPEVLMTREVRLSDSWDGAGRERDIRQGIDLATTLERIEKNFVITDPRLPDNPIIFASDSFLELTEYTREEILGRNCRFLQGPETDQATVSKIRDAIREQREITVQLINYTKSGKKFWNLFHLQPMRDQKGELQYFIGVQLDGSDHVEPLRNRLSEKTELQSAKLVKATAENVDEAVRELPDANLTPEDLWALHSQPVFPRPHKRESASWIAIQKITSRGEKIGLHHFKPIKPLGCGDTGSVHLVELKESGQLYAMKAMEKSMMLNRNKVHRACIEREIISMLDHPFLPTLYTSFQTSTHVCLITDFCPGGELFALLDRQPMKLFKEESARFYAAEVVIGLEYLHCLGIIYRDLKPENILIQEDGHVVLTDFDLSFMASCKPQILKHPPPSKRRTSRSQPPPTFVAEPVTQSNSFVGTEEYIAPEIITGAGHSSAIDWWALGILLYEMLYGRTPFRGKNRQKTFANILHKDLTFPSSIPVSLAARQLINALLSRDPDIRIGSKTGANEIKQHPFFRGINWPLIRCTSPPHLDVPLQLIKKDPKAKDVSWEDDGVLESSVDMDIF encoded by the exons ATGGATCAggagaatttgaaatttaatgccTCAACATCATCTGCAAATGATCAATCCATTAATAAAATAGAGAGGAAACCAATTGAGGTTTTTGATCCACCAGAAAATAGCAGTAGTAGGAGTTATGGCATTGGTACACAAGCCCGAGCCGAAGAAGGAGGATCATCACAAGCTTTTAGTTCTAGCAGCAGGAAAGAGCCTGTGAACAAGTGGATGGCATTTGAAAGCGAAGGAGCAAATAAGTCCAACTTCAAATCTTCTGCTGATGCTAATCTGGCAGCAAAAGATGATCGAAGCTTCTATAATTTCAATGGACAATCTTCTTCCAATAAAATATTAACAGAAGCAAGCATAGCAGAAAGGACTGCAGAATGGGGACTTGTTGTGAAGTCAGATGGAGGAGAAGGTAGTTTCAAAGCAATAAAGCTTTCATCTGGAGATGGAGGAGATGGAAGAAAATACTCGTCGGAAAGATTCACAGCCATGTCGACAAGGACATCAGAGGAATCAGAAGCAGGAGCCTTTCCAAGGGTATCACAAGAGCTGAAGGATGCTCTAGCAACACTACAGCAAACATTTGTTGTGTCTGATGCAACAAAACCAGACTGTCCTATTATGTATGCCAGCAGTGGATTTTTTAGCATGACTGGCTATTCTTCAAAGGAGGTTATTGGAAGGAACTG CCGCTTTCTTCAAGGGCCGgaaacagaccaggcagaagtCGCAAAGATTCGAGATGCAGTGAAGAAAGGGAAGAGCTATTGTGGTAGGCTTCTTAACTACAAGAAGGATGGAACTCCTTTCTGGAATTTGCTAACTGTGACGCCTATCAAAGATGACCGTGGCAATACGATCAAATTCATTGG AATGCAGGTAGAAGTCAGCAAATATACTGAAG CTCGTCAGATGGACAAGGCTTTAGGTTCCATCACAGAGGTTGTTCAAACTGTCAAACATCCAAAATCTCACATTCAAGCAATGAGCCAAGACACATCAGAGAACCTTGATTATGTTCTGCCTAAATCTGCTGACTTTGATGCCATCAGTTCCGGTACACCTAGTAACCAAACTCCTCAGTTGAACTCCACAAATGATGTTTCTCAGGAAGCTGACAACAAAACTAGAAAATCAAGTCGCATTTCCTTGATGGG GTTGAAACCAAAGTCCGTAAGTTTTGCAGGAACACGAGAAGCACCACCACCAACTGTTGAGCCAGAGGTTTTGATGACCAGAGAGGTAAGACTGTCCGACAGTTGGGACGGAGCTGGAAGAGAAAGAGACATACGCCAAGGAATTGATTTGGCAACCACACTGGAGCGCATTGAAAAGAATTTTGTGATCACAGATCCTAGACTTCCTGATAATCCTATT ATATTTGCGTCCGACAGCTTTCTTGAACTAACAGAATATACACGTGAAGAAATCTTGGGAAGAAACTGTCG ATTTCTTCAAGGACCTGAAACAGATCAAGCAACTGTCTCGAAGATAAGAGATGCTATCAGAGAGCAGCGAGAAATTACTGTTCAGTTGATCAACTACACCAAAAGTG GAAAGAAATTCTGGAACTTATTCCACTTGCAACCGATGCGTGACCAAAAG GGGGAGCTTCAATACTTCATTGGTGTTCAACTAGATGGAAGTGATCATGTGGAACCCTTGCGAAACCGCCTCTCAGAGAAGACTGAGCTACAAAGTGCTAAGTTG GTTAAAGCAACTGCAGAAAATGTCGACGAAGCTGTTAGAGAACTTCCTGACGCCAACTTG ACACCAGAAGATTTGTGGGCATTGCATTCTCAGCCCGTCTTTCCACGGCCTCACAAAAGGGAGAGTGCTTCATGGATAGCAATACAAAAG ATCACTTCCCGTGGTGAGAAAATAGGATTGCACCATTTCAAGCCCATAAAACCCTTAGGTTGTGGCGATACTGGCAG TGTTCATTTGGTGGAACTGAAAGAATCTGGCCAGCTTTATGCTATGAAGGCAATGGAAAAATCCATGATGCTGAACCGTAACAAG GTTCACCGAGCATGCATCGAAAGAGAGATCATTTCGATGCTAGATCATCCTTTCCTTCCCACACTATACACTTCCTTTCAG ACATCTACGCATGTTTGTCTGATAACAGACTTTTGCCCTGGTGGAGAGCTATTTGCATTGCTAGATAGGCAACCTATGAAATTATTTAAGGAGGAATCTGCAAG GTTCTATGCAGCAGAGGTTGTCATAGGGTTGGAATATCTTCACTGTTTAG GAATAATCTATCGAGACCTAAAGCCAGAAAACATCTTGATCCAGGAGGATGGTCATGTCGTTTTAACTGACTTTGATTTATCATTTATGGCATCCTGTAAACCACAA ATATTAAAGCACCCGCCCCCTAGTAAACGAAGAACCTCTAGAAGTCAGCCACCACCAACGTTTGTTGCAGAACCAGTAACTCAATCAAATTCTTTTGTTGGAACTGAAGAATACATTGCTCCT GAAATAATAACCGGAGCAGGCCACAGTAGTGCCATTGATTGGTGGGCTCTTG GTATTTTGTTGTATGAGATGCTGTACGGTCGCACACCATTCAGAGGAAAGAATAGACAAAAGACTTTTGCAAATATTTTGCACAAAGATCTAACCTTTCCAAGTAGCATTCCA GTTAGCCTTGCTGCTAGGCAATTGATTAATGCACTGTTGAGCAGAGATCCAGACATTCGTATAGGATCAAAGACCGGTGCTAATGAAATTAAGCAACATCCTTTTTTCCGTGGAATTAACTGGCCTCTTATTCGCTGCACG AGCCCACCACATCTGGATGTTCCTctccaattaattaaaaaagatcCCAAGGCCAAAGATGTTTCATGGGAAGATGATGGAGTGCTTGAATCGTCCGTGGATATGGACATTTTCTAA